The proteins below are encoded in one region of Nitrospira sp.:
- a CDS encoding hydrogenase formation protein HypD, with protein MRYVDEFRDRTVAKALAARIRRTVRQPWTLMEVCGGQTHAIVRFGLDQLLPPDVALVHGPGCPVCVTPAGLIDQAIRLAGLPHVALCSFGDMLRVPGTRGDLLSAKAAGGDVRIVYSPLDALELARAHPDREIVCFAVGFETTAPAWAMAVLQAKARQLSNLSLLVAHVLVPPAIEAIMSSPQTRVQGFLAAGHVCTVMGYHEYEPLADRYRVPIVVTGFEPIDILEGVALVVEQLESGRSQVENQYARSVHRDGNRRAQAVVQEVFEVGPRLWRGIGEIARSGLRLRPAYAGLDAVVRFEADLVGLGESAPDDHECHSGRVLQGQLKPTDCPAFGGRCTPETPLGAPMVTNEGACAAYYRYRKGAAVEPVGTRHTHEPPAAGMNRGPR; from the coding sequence ATGAGATACGTCGATGAATTTCGCGATCGCACCGTGGCCAAGGCACTGGCAGCGCGTATTCGACGCACGGTGCGGCAGCCGTGGACGCTCATGGAAGTCTGCGGCGGACAGACGCATGCGATCGTGCGGTTTGGTTTGGACCAACTGCTGCCGCCGGACGTCGCGCTCGTACACGGGCCGGGCTGTCCGGTGTGCGTGACCCCTGCCGGACTGATCGATCAGGCGATACGGCTCGCCGGACTGCCTCACGTAGCGCTCTGCTCCTTCGGGGATATGCTCCGTGTGCCAGGCACTCGGGGGGATCTCCTGAGTGCTAAAGCCGCGGGCGGGGATGTCCGCATCGTGTACTCCCCCCTGGACGCCTTGGAGCTGGCACGCGCGCATCCGGATCGCGAGATCGTCTGTTTTGCGGTCGGCTTCGAGACCACCGCCCCGGCCTGGGCCATGGCCGTCCTGCAAGCGAAGGCGCGGCAACTCTCCAATTTGAGTCTCCTCGTCGCACACGTGCTGGTACCGCCGGCCATCGAAGCCATCATGTCGTCCCCGCAGACACGCGTGCAAGGCTTCCTTGCCGCCGGCCACGTCTGCACCGTGATGGGCTATCACGAATACGAGCCGCTCGCTGATCGATATCGCGTTCCGATCGTCGTGACCGGATTCGAGCCGATCGATATTTTGGAAGGCGTGGCTCTTGTGGTCGAACAGTTGGAATCTGGCCGTAGCCAGGTCGAGAATCAGTATGCGCGATCCGTCCACCGGGATGGCAATCGCCGGGCACAAGCTGTCGTTCAGGAGGTCTTCGAGGTCGGACCACGCCTGTGGCGCGGAATCGGCGAGATCGCGCGCAGTGGTCTCCGGCTGCGGCCTGCTTATGCAGGTTTGGACGCGGTCGTGCGATTCGAGGCCGACCTCGTCGGCCTCGGCGAATCCGCCCCCGACGACCATGAGTGCCACAGCGGTCGCGTTTTACAGGGACAGCTGAAACCGACGGACTGTCCGGCCTTCGGTGGACGCTGCACGCCCGAGACCCCACTCGGTGCGCCGATGGTCACCAACGAAGGGGCCTGCGCGGCCTATTATCGATATCGAAAGGGCGCCGCAGTCGAACCAGTGGGGACACGACATACTCACGAACCGCCTGCCGCAGGCATGAACAGGGGTCCGAGGTGA
- the hypE gene encoding hydrogenase expression/formation protein HypE, producing the protein MQALIQDVFVKAFDNSILAALHDGATWDMPAGTMAFTTDSYVVHPLFFPGGDIGSLAVHGTINDLAMCGARPLYLSAGFILEEGLSLDTLHRVAQSMATAARAAGVQIVTGDTKVVDRGKADGIFVNTAGIGVVPRGLSITPERIRPGDAIILSGDVGSHGIAVLSVRNGVAFEGHVESDSAPLHRVVADLIAGGIDLHCLRDCTRGGLASALYELAAAARVGMRVDETMIPVHPAVRGACELLGLDALYVANEGRFVALIPQNQADAAIAIMRRHTAAKAAVRIGKVDSIDNHHVVLRTVLGTRRILDLLSGEQLPRIC; encoded by the coding sequence ATGCAGGCACTGATCCAGGACGTCTTCGTGAAGGCGTTTGACAATTCGATCTTGGCTGCTTTGCACGATGGTGCCACCTGGGACATGCCGGCAGGCACCATGGCGTTTACGACGGATTCCTACGTCGTACATCCGCTGTTCTTCCCCGGAGGGGACATCGGTAGTCTCGCGGTCCACGGCACGATCAACGACCTGGCCATGTGCGGCGCACGACCGCTGTACCTCAGTGCCGGTTTTATTCTCGAAGAAGGACTCAGCCTGGACACGCTGCACCGAGTGGCTCAGTCGATGGCAACCGCGGCACGCGCAGCCGGGGTTCAGATCGTCACTGGGGACACGAAGGTCGTCGATCGCGGCAAGGCCGACGGCATCTTCGTCAACACGGCCGGCATCGGGGTCGTGCCGAGGGGCCTGTCGATCACGCCTGAGCGGATCCGGCCGGGCGATGCGATCATCTTGAGCGGCGACGTGGGCTCGCATGGCATTGCGGTCTTGAGCGTCCGTAACGGCGTGGCATTCGAGGGCCACGTCGAAAGCGACTCCGCGCCGCTGCATCGGGTGGTCGCGGATCTGATCGCCGGGGGGATCGATCTTCATTGCCTGCGCGATTGCACGCGGGGCGGTCTGGCATCGGCACTGTACGAATTGGCCGCCGCCGCGAGGGTCGGGATGCGTGTGGATGAAACGATGATACCGGTCCACCCGGCCGTCCGCGGTGCGTGCGAGTTGTTGGGGCTCGATGCCCTGTACGTGGCGAACGAAGGGCGGTTCGTGGCCCTCATTCCACAGAACCAGGCCGATGCGGCGATCGCCATCATGCGGCGGCACACGGCAGCCAAGGCCGCCGTCCGGATCGGCAAGGTAGACTCGATCGACAACCACCACGTCGTACTTCGAACGGTTTTGGGGACACGTCGCATTCTAGATCTGCTCTCCGGTGAACAGCTTCCTCGTATTTGTTAA